Proteins encoded by one window of Lathyrus oleraceus cultivar Zhongwan6 chromosome 1, CAAS_Psat_ZW6_1.0, whole genome shotgun sequence:
- the LOC127115609 gene encoding CSC1-like protein RXW8: MLGDGVEHSCKPSIVQCYFCGGTNSFKIIANETDSIHSRTGLTDVHIVARKKECAAAFVFFKTRYAALMAARNLQASNPMLWVTDQAPEPRDIYWSNLCMPYKQLWIRKIFTWVASFTFVLLFLIPVTFAQGLTQLDKLEKMFPFWIDILQKKFTVQLVTGYLPSVILVLFLIGVGPVMMLLSAVEGPISRSCRKRSACYKVLYFTIWNAFFVNVFARSVIS, from the coding sequence ATGTTGGGTGATGGTGTTGAACACAGTTGTAAGCCAAGCATTGTGCAATGTTACTTTTGTGGAGGAACCAATAGTTTTAAGATTATTGCAAATGAAACGGATAGTATACATTCGAGAACAGGCTTAACTGACGTGCACATAGTTGCAAGAAAAAAGGAATGTGCAGCCGCCTTCGTGTTCTTTAAGACTCGGTATGCTGCCCTTATGGCTGCCCGAAATCTTCAAGCATCAAATCCTATGTTATGGGTCACAGATCAAGCTCCTGAACCACGTGATATTTACTGGTCCAACCTTTGCATGCCTTACAAACAACTTTGGATTCGAAAGATATTTACATGGGTGGCTTCTTTCACCTTCGTGTTACTATTTCTCATCCCTGTCACATTTGCACAAGGCTTGACTCAATTAGACAAGCTTGAGAAAATGTTCCCTTTTTGGATAGATATACTTCAAAAGAAATTTACGGTTCAACTGGTGACTGGTTACTTGCCAAGTGTGATTTTGGTTTTATTTTTAATTGGTGTTGGACCAGTGATGATGTTGCTTTCAGCAGTGGAGGGCCCAATTTCCCGTAGTTGTAGGAAGAGAAGTGCATGCTACAAAGTTTTGTATTTCACTATTTGGAATGCTTTTTTTGTCAATGTTTTTGCCAGGTCTGTTATTAGTTAA